The DNA region tttttatgtgttttaaattattttattcaccTATATTTTTTCGCTTTTTGGAAAATCATTCCTACtttttctaagaaattttgaaaacaccAAATTGttgtttccaaaatttttcattttttaaactcatttctagaaaatgaaaatacaaaataaaatcttttttgaTAACTggttttataaacaatttttgttttcaaaaacaaaaaaaatggaaaaccaatttgacaattagaaaatagaaTAGGTTTCTTTCTTgacaaatagaaaataggatATTTGTtgtggaaaacaaaaaattatttcaaaagtaGTTGCCAAACAATTTCATAGTATTTAAACATATTCTccactttgttttctttttgttcagatcgaaaagtaaaaatattgaaaatgaaaaaagaaataaattacataaaagacCTTGtgatatccatatatatatatagataaaaaaatagataccAATGAAACATtatcacatataaaatattatgtaaatattttgtttagttattgactaattatatatatatatatatatatatatatatatattccttattTTACATGggaaaaaacaagatttttataaatttcatttttcaagaacaattttaCTCTTCGTGATGAAtagattttcaagaaaaaaaaaactaaaaacctttttaggaaatttaaaaaaaaaaaaatttccaaattaaatgcAACCATAAATTCAAAGAAGAATTTGTGGTTGTTATTTTTAGGAGTGAAATATGGGTGGAGCTCAACCCAACCTAATAtgtgttaaataaataaataaataaataaataaataccttaTAAACATGAAATTAAGTCCTagtgatttcaaatatatatattgtcctttttttgtttttttttttccatttttccttttctaatttgtttccttcaaactttgatataaataaataaagagttaATGATTTCAAAAACTGGTAAATGGGTAGACAGGAATGTGTTAAATACCTTATAAACATGAAATTAAGGAAATCGCATTTCAAAAAATCAGGAATTTTTTGCCATTCTCCTTATATATGTTGATCCTCATGGAAATATCATCCACGCATACCACACTTCACaacttaaaaaattgttaagacaTCCATTCTACTCTTCCATGTATATCATGCTCGAcccattcaaaaattattattattatgaataagaTAGATACCTGTAGACCCCCACTTTGGGAGGTAATTGTTGCAGCTCTTTTTGCCAGGTGGAGGGCTCTTAAAGAGCCACGTGTCGTCTCGTGCTTGGTGGACAAGGAACCAGGTAGTGGAATCAAGGAGCAAATGAAGCTTCGACACGTGTCTGAGGAATCTGGAAAAAGCTGtttggtctctctctctctccaggCCGTTGGAAGATTTTTTCTGAGGAGGGACATTTTTAGGTTGCCAGCTGCatgtgaaaagaaaaggaagagaaaaagctgcagaagaaaaaggagagagaaaagtAGAGACGGGAAACCAGAGAGAAAAGTTTGAGAACCAGAGTATTTGAAATCAGCTGTGAATAGGAGAGGAACGAGGATAAACTCACGGGTTTTCTGATTTATTTTTGCCAGAGAGGAGTTCTCCCAGGTGCGGGCattgtggtttttttttctgttcATATTTCTCATTACACAATCtctcatgcatttttttcctgATGTTTTAGCTTTCATTCACTGTTGGGACATGTTTGCTATGttgttctctcattttctttgatttcactTGAGGCCATCATGCGCATGAATTCATATGCATCGTGTTTATGCTCTCTGCCATGCCCCTGTAGGCCTATGGATTAATACCTGAAATGGGGTTCAATATGTGGGTTCTCTGGTATTTCTTATTTGTTCCTTCCTTGAAATTTCCTTTGCTTTTACCCCTGCTCCTTCTTATTCCATACATGTTATTTTAAACTTGTGAGTTCACCGTTGAGTTGTGTGAGGCTGGAGGGGAATTTCTCCTTATTGTATGGCCAGTAACAAACATGAGATCGAAGGTCTGAATAATTTGCTGAAACGCTTGAGGAATTGAGAAGTTGTCCTCTAATGACGCCGGCGGCTTgccgccggcggcgaaacgCCTCCGCCATCACCAGAACGCCAAGCAACCATTGAAGCTCTTTCACTTTACCTCTCCTCCGATGACCTCTGCAGCATATGCCTAGATAGAGGAGAACCATGATGCATTCTGAAGCTTCTTGGGTTTTATGAAGAGAGCTCGGAGTATATTCAGGTGGACAGAAGGAAGGTATTCATTTGGATAATAGATTTAATGAGACAAGTGATCTATGGGACGAACACAGCAGCTTTGAGCACATCTCTGCTCAACAATGGGTTGAGTTGTGGCTCTTGCTATGAAGTCAAGTGCGTGAATAACAGAAAACGGTGCTTGCATAGCTCCATTGTGATAGCGGGCATTGAGCTGCCTCAGAAACAGTGGCCTGAGCTGATTGGGTCGCTGTTGTCAAATATTCACCAGTTTCCAGCTCATGTTAAGCAAGCCACATTAGAGACTCTTGGGTATTTGTGTGAGGAAGTATCCCCAGATGATGTCGACCGAGACCAAGTAAATAAAATACTCACAACTGTTGTTCAGGGTATTAATTCATCTGAAGGGAATAATGATCTTAGGCTTGCTGCTACCCGTACACTGTATAATGCTCTTGACTTTGCTCAGGCATTTAAGGTCATCATCCTCTGTTCCAAAAAGAGGTGCTGCCAGCTTGCGCGTAGTATTGGACGTAGCTTTGGGATTTCTGTAATTCACAGAGGCGAGTCACAAGTGGATCCAGACTGGGTTCTGAGCCAGTTCATCGCGTCAGGCCGCTGAATCTTTGACGCAGTAGCTAAAGAAGGTTTCTATCCAGCAAGAGGATTGGTTCATTTTCATGAAGATTCTAATCCTCAGGTAATTCACCGAGATTTTAAGGTCAGCGATGTCCTACCAAGAGATGACTTCACCCCAGAGGTCTCAGATTTTGGGTTGGCAAAGGAAGCAGTGATCATTTAGCAGTTCCACCAAGTGAAAGTTCAGTATATTATGGAGAAGCACCAGCTCTTTCTCTTTCTGCACCACctcataaagtattaaaaaaaaaaaacaagaagctgAGAGCTTGGATTCCCAAATTCATCGCTGGAGCAGTGCCTGAGTGCCATCTGTGGCGCAGCATTTTTGGCTCACCTGGCCACCATCCCCACCACGTGAACCAGCCAGCAACCTCACCACTTGAGGACTCGTCCTAAATCAAATTTGACCATGGAGCCGTGTCAGATTTTCCATGTTGATCACTAAGCTGCCATTCTTGAAGCACTGTTGGCTGCAGCATCACCAAAGAACGAATCCATAACTGTCATTGCTAGTCATGTTTTGATGGGTCCTTGTGGAAGAGAGCAGCTGAGTTGCGTGTGGGAGTTGCCAGTCAAGGTGAAAATGCTGGCTGTGAGATGCCTTGCCTCATTATTGCAGCGACAGATGATCTGGATCCTTATCCGCATGGCAATCCCCACTTGCATGCTGGGCCCACTCATACGTACATCCAATTGCATGGCCACCCTCAGTACGCCAATTGTAGTGGCCACGAGTCACTTCcccccttttctcttttcttcatcatttttggttttggaaataacttttttttttttttttcttttgctcttttccaaatctcattCTTCAATTAATTCTCCAAATTTTCGATTCtctcttttaaataattttgactCTCTTactttccaaataattttcactctcCAAGTTcttcatccttagttttttttttcttaagtcccaaaaatcatatttttaatcaaatttgctTCCAATTTCTAttcggcaagcaattttcaaaactatcttggttttttaaaatgttttaaaatgagCAAGAGTTCAATTTTGTAATTCCGAATAGTGGAATTTAcataattaattcatgcaaaaatgaatcgggctttggtgggggccctacatatgagatttCATGATTGAGTGATTATTTGATTGACTTGTTTGCCATGCATGACTGACTTATTTCTATTCCTCGACATGCGCTTAATTATATCTTGTTCATTGCTCACTAACCCTGTTTCATAATAGCGCATTCGAGATTGccgcccaggtacgcatctattcatatttcactcattctttatacatgctttgcttctcatattgtgcatgatcgatttgagtattcatcgaTTTTCTTGTTGACTGCCAcgattacttcattttattagtagagacccgtttttagggacttagaggggtgctatggtctttaccgtaccttcccgataagtaacctgacccccgaacccgatccggtttttcgtagatcaccttttccaaataaggagtcatacttagggtttttctttcttattttgtttacccttttaaaaataaaacaaaaataagtggcgactccaagtcagttttcttaatcaaataaaaatcaattttttcaaataaaaagtcgagctcgccatcgaatgggaaacgcattgagtcgaaatgcggggtccacaataccATAACAACAATTTCGgcaaataatgaaaacaaagcaaaagTTATATCATACATTTtaggaaaaattgaaatattaattgTCAGTTACCCCCACAAGATGAGAGAATAAGATATAAACCCTACAGCTTCAAAACCTATTACCTATGAAGGAATATCAATGGATATAACCCAAATGTAAAACTTTGTAGTACTACATACTGATTGTGTTGTTTGCTGTGACGATAGAATGGTGAGCATCCTTCTCACCAATATGAAGGTACATAGTAGAATGACATTACTGCtactaaattttaaatgtttcgAGGACTACAAGAATTCTTACGAGTGGGAATACATTAATGGCTTATGCATGCAGGATCgtttctccttcttcattttgTGCATGGTAACATTATCCAGCTTCAGCAGTACTACAAATGCAAGCTCGCCTTTATATGATGTGATGAATTATGGAGCTGTTGGTGATGGAAAAACCGATGATTCTCAGGTAACTAATGCATACTGCACTTTAGAAGAGGATGGTAATTGATTCCTTTAATTAGAAAtatcatcatatttttatatatccattGGTACTACACAGAAAATTTGGATACTAATGCATACTGCACTTTAGgctctttttatttgtattatgtgaGACCCTTCACCATAAAGGATAGAACGGATAGAAAAGATATCATTTATGTGCCTTGTATGTACAGGCATTTCTGAAGGCATGGAATGAAGCCTGCAACGTTCAACAACAGCGTGCTACCCTTAATGTACCAGCGAGGACATTCTTATTGAATCCTATCGAATTTTCGGGTCCATGTGTGCCCACTTCTATCGAATTTCAGGTGAttaatttgttgaaaatatGGAGGACTAAGCAatgttttattcaaattaatatagcATTCGACAGAATTCAAAACCTGAATTGGAAGGTAATCGATGGAGATTGgccttttcatttttcattgatttctcTCCACAGGTAGCAGGAAAAATTATAGCAAGCACCAATAAATCCCTATTTGACAACAATCATTGGATCCTCTTCTCATATGTGAAGGGGCTTACTTTGACCGGAAGTGGAACTATAGATGGCCAAGGGGCAGGTTCATGGCAAGACCGAATGGGAGTAGCTGTAAgtagaaaacattttcattatttttcaatcgcttttgctCCGATAGAAAATGTCATATTGAAATCAAAATCCTATACATGGCTTAACAATGCGACAAATAGTAAAATTTCGCATGTCTTGGGACAGGCACTCAAGTTTTATACTTGCCCGGACCTAGTACTTCAAGGATTGACACATATCAATCCCCAAAAGGCCCATATCATTTTGACAAAATGTGATGGAGCAAACATCAATAGCATCACTATAACTGCACCTGAAGATGCCCCTAACACGGATGGTATCGACATTGCTAGCTCAAACCATGTTCAAGTCCAGAACTCCAAAATTGGAACAGGTACTTTTTTTAGATTTGTTTTAGCCCTCCAACTACACACCTTTTCTTGTATGCTATGAACTTAATCGCTTTCATTTATATCTTTCATCTTCCCCTTCCAACTCCATCATTAGTATTACAACAATCACCATCATTATAATTTGTATAATGTAGGTGATGACTGCATTGCTATTAGTGCAAGATGTTCCTTTATCAATATAACCGGCGTCACATGTGGACCTGGCCATGGTATTAGGTAAGTGGAATACATGtattcaaattttagaataatgaagtgaaaaataagaactaaaattcacattttcGAAGCATTGGATCACTGGGAGATCCTGGATCAGGTGACTTCGACACGGTGTCAGAAGTACATGTGCGAAGTTGTAATTTTACAGGAACCAACACTACTGGAATTAGGATCAAGACATGGCAGGTGGTTATTACTTATTACAGCATAGTTCTTAGTTGGCAACTCAGAACTGAAagcacaaattttttataattttgtgtcCTACAGGGAGGGCAGGgagaagtaaagaaaataacatatgAAGACATTATGTTTGACAATGTCCGCAACCCAATTGTCATTGATCAATTTTATTGTCCTCACAACGTCTGCAAAAACAATGTAAGGCGTGGATCCCttcccaattttttatattttattccatcGAGTCTGAGACATGTTTTGCTGATGACTTCTTTTCTCGTTGTCTTAAAATGTTGAAGACCGGTACACCAGAATAATTGGGACGTCAAGTGGAGACGAGGTGATGTCTTTGAATTGTGGTACCGAAAGTTCATGCAACAATATTGTGCTTGATGATGTCCACTTAAAGACCTCAGATCCAACGAAGACGCCTTTTGTTCGTTGTGTCAATTTTAATGGAAGAGCATCGAATGTAGAGCCTTCCCTTGACCAATGCCTGAACTCCTGAGCAACCATTGATTTAGAACTCCTGAGCATCGAATaaagagttattttattttagagcCCAGTTTGCACATGATATTTATTGCATGTCTCATGTAGTGAATCTTATGTTGTAAGTCAATTAATAAGGGTTTTAAGGATTGGATTCATCGGACTATTATTCATCGGACTATTGCATATGATATTCATCGGACTATTAATAAGGGTTTTGAGGATTGTAACtcaatttctcttatttatataaaatttatgcaaTCATTAATAATGTTTCAAGAATCAAATCACTCATTGaaccaaaaatgatattggGTTACAATTCAATGATCAAAACAATATTGGGTTGCCATTGCCATTCAATTGAATTgtgatatataattatatattattagaaatagaaataatagtgagaaaatatacatacatatatataattgaaaatttaaaaatgttttttactcaatatttaaaaattaaatggataaaatatgactgtattaatatttctaattttatgaaCACTATAAGTATAATATATacaacaaggaaaacaaaatttactATCTAACTTTATACACATTTCAACAACTATTTAgttaataaatatcatttataatgttttcccagaatttaagaaaaaagaaaagatagaagCACTAAAATGTATGTTTAAATAAATGTCTAACCAATTCCAGTTCTCTTCATATATGACAGATTAGATTCATCTTGCGAAGAGAGTTGCAAGTGTTTAGGTTCTCAAAACATAGATAAATATAAGTGGATATAAGTGGAGGAAGAGCACTTTTGTAGCAAAAACTTTGTGTTCCCAacaccaaaataaatataagttgaGGAACAATACTTTTTGGCCACGAAAACAAATCATGGCATGGTTATTTGAATAAGTTGCTATCTAATTACTTTTAgacttgaatataaaaattaaaattcatttttataaagttttattaaataaaaaagcattttttcCGGTCCCATGATTCGAACTTGTAACCCTTTGCTAAATCTTCCATGGGCATTGATCCAATATGAAGAAATGTCTTTTGAGTACATCGATTTTATGTTGATATGATTCAATATGATGTTAGTGCCAGCCACGATTTTACTACAACTCAAGCTAATCACGGTTTTTGTGGTTGTTGTCCCATGCACCACAGTGAACGAAATGTCGCTTACCTTAATTGTTGAAGTGATTTGTTAaccaataaagaaataaataattaatgatttcaaaaaatattctactattgtaaaattaaagaatgagaaaaaaaaagagaataaacatAAATCCTCAAAGAAAAGTAAAACGGAAGAAAACTAAATCGATTTTCACTATAGGTCACCCATTTTATAGGaagtcacaaagagatatatatcaatatggatgatcatctacaagttcccataatccgataaaatctcatattttataacactcccccttcGATGATCATAAGactatgtctcattaaaatctTATTAGGAAAAACCCTATGagaaaaaccctagtgaaggaaaaagtgtacaatattcttttggattactatAACTACCTCATTACAAAATTTGCCAGTAAAATCTAGTGGGACAAAACTTGggtgaaggaaaaaagagtacaatgtagtgatattcttatcaattaACTACCCCTcatgttgacatgattatattttctctagtaGCGCAACATGGAGATCTTTGAGTTGACGTATTCCAATGAGCTTCTTGAGTATTGCAATTGACaatgcctttgtgaatagatttGTTAAATTATCACTTGATCTTACTCGTTGAATAGCATTTTGATCACTCTTCTAGAGCTAATGAATGTAAAAGAACTTGGGcaatatatgataattttttcacCCTTAATGCTTTCTTCAttaatttgtgcaatgcatacaACATTATATAACTTGGTAGCATTACCTTTGATGGagggtagtccacatgtttctattattttcttgattgatCTCCACAATATTGTAGTACCACCATAGATAAATGCATACCTCATTTAAGATCGAGCTTTGTGGGGGTCTAAAAGATAACTAACATCTACACAATTGAGATTatggtattttcaaataacatagaCCTATGTTAATATAATACATGATTGACTTTATTCCAATGTCTTTGAGTTAGTGTAAAAATATATCTCGCAAgtaagttaacaaaaaatgctcttatataattttctaagaTACATAAGTACTCTAATTACATTGTAATCAGGTACTTTTAGACCAAGTAGttcttcattatcttttttAGGATGAAACAAGTCCttgttcacttcaagtgaatgaaCAACTATAGGAGAAATTATTGAATGCAATTTATCCATATGAAAGTGCTTCAAGACATTCTTTGTATATGTTgactaataaactaatatttcatttgaaaaggTAATTGATCTATCggctaaaggaaaaaaatttttattttctaggatcttttatttcaaatttacttttcaaatagtcAACTATTCTTGTAAgttcttcaggagttccaacaaaattcaaatattcaacataattaataagCAAAGACAAAAAAGGTAATACATACATACTTCccttttcaaatattcattgaaaTGATTATACCACATGTCTTTGGATTGCTTAATCGATACAAGGATCATTGTAGCTTAATTGTGTATATGCTacaatgttttgaattagttgcttcagacatttgaaatcctttagggagtttcatatatatgtcattatttaaaaatccatataaatatgtagtAACAACATCTATGAGATGCAAATCTAGTCCTTCTGAGACTGTTAAACAAATTAGATATCTAAATATGGTTGCGTCCATCATAAGAGAATATGTTTTCTTGTAATCAATATCAAGTCTCTGTAGGAAACCTTGAACTATAAGTCATATATGCTTTTATGTCTCGTGATTTCATTTTTCCCATTGCACTTTCTtataaatactcatttatatccaacaagCTTGACAACTTTAGGCGTTTGGACTACAAGTCCAAATgcttctcatttttctaatgagTCTAATTTTGTCAGAAtatattctttccattttggccaatctttTCTATGTTGGCATTCATCTATAGTATCTGATTTGGGATCCTCATCGTTTCTTATGATGTCAATAATcacttggaaagaaaatatattgtcaatgacaagaatatttcaatcacatttttctccatatataagTAGATAATTGAGATCCTACCAATATCAGGTATGCTTAAACTAGAGCTATTTGTTTAAACTATGTCTCTTAAGGGGATTCTTAGACTAACCAATCATTTTAATAACCCATTTTATATGCAACTTCTTCAATAGTGCCACCTTTCATATATCTTTCCTTTTGTTACTAGATTCTTCTAGATCTAGCATAGTATAAAGTGTCATTCGCATGGAATCAATTACTACTAGTGACATAATATAAACTCTTCCAGAGCTTTTAATACGCTTTCTATTACCTGACatagtattaacattgtttgtcatcaatgttgtacaattaatgaaataaaagttTCATCAAAACAAAAAGTCATAAAGACCTCACCCTTATAGAGTTGACGAAATATTATTATagaaaaagagttaaaataaaaataaaaatattagtcattgatgatgacttACATCAACAAGTTCTATAAAACCAACACAAACATATATAAcatcacaaaaaatatagaaaaaaaaaaattaaagttatatatttcttaaatatctcacacatttgattttataagtgtggagcaatttatacatgaaataactaggaagtatttcaataatcaaactaattataaTGATAGatccataattttattcaaatattattatgatctaaatcaatgtgcaaaaattaattcatagatcaaaatttcaagagaatATATCATGATTCAAACCATCTTgttgtctcaaaactttaaGTCAAACACTACAAATCCATCTAAATATATATCTTAAGATAgatcaaaatatattaaaaacaatagttgaacctactgtaatttgaaaattattgttgaataatgaaaatattacattaataaaaataccatatgtgACAAcatacaataatatatattattttatataactcaaaaattttcaatcatacaaACATATCTTAAAGAAATTTGACAtgcaaaatcaaattattaatcatatgaccaagtcatatatttcacatgtatccaaaacaaataatcaaaaatttcaacatataatttcattattaaattctcAACAagtaaatccaaataaaatatgttatccaaaattttcaaaatataagtaCTTATGTTATccaaaaatctcaactttttatataaaacaacCATATTTTACAttagatattgaaaaataaagattaagATTAATCTCAAGTATTATATCAAAAGATTATTGTGTATTAAACaactagaattaaaaaaaaaaaaaaaaaacatcatctcTAACACAAGAATATTAAGtataaatattatactttcATGCAACCCAAAAATTGCAcatttatatgtaaatatttctATTAATGACAGTATAACTTCTAATAATAAGAGTtcataaaacaattataaagcacttacctatttgtatagcttgatatacaaaatatcaatcttttgataatatgtaaatattatctatatgctTGTTATCATAGCTTCaaactataatatatttcattacaCTTTTGGTTCTATGAATTTCATAaagttttacaaaaattattagttaacaattttgttctttataacttctagttataagaAAGTACATATTAACAACTTTTGCATAACCTTTGATTAGtacaaagaatattaattttttcattttcataacttcaggtttttaataataatatttatattacttCTAGCTATATCatataagtttataataaaatatttttttcatatagctTCTATCTATACGAGTTTTAACACTTATTAATTTACTTACTTTTTCttcatagcttcaggctatgaataattaaaatttgagtaatGTTATAATAACATTAAGCAACTTACAATTATGTTATGATATAACTTCTAAAtatacaacaaaattaaaaaaatttatgtatcttCTAGTTACATAGTTgttcattgacaattttgttttgtataacttatggttatacaagagaattagaaattgtataCATAGCTTCTGGCTATGAAACAATTGtcaataaaaattgttttaataattcctagttatgaaaaaatacgtgaatatgaaataaaaattaaaagtcaatatttttcataacttcaggttatgattattttgtcaaaataagaaaatatgcaaatttgtaTATAACTTCAGGTTaggaactatttttttttttaatgtaaatttgtgcatagcttcaagttatgaactattcatgtataacttccaattacaccatataattaaaagaaattaaaggttaatatatttcataactttagcctatgattattttatcaaacaataaaatatacaaatttgtacatagctttagactctcaactatttttttttttttttttttgtaaatttatgcATAGTTTCAGGTTATGAACTATTCATCGTGTAGATTTGTGCATACCTTCAAGCTTTGAAGTATTCATTGTATAGATTTGTACATAGTTTTAGGCTATGAACTATCCATTTTATAACTTCTGGCTATATAATATGATTTGGTATAACTTCCAATTATAttgtataattaaaaacaaataattaggAGTTATATACATAACTTTTGgctatgtatttgtaattttgcatttgtacatagcttcaagCTATGAATTATTCATTGTATAGATTTGTATATAGTTTTAagctatgaactattcattataTATCTTTTGACCATATAATGTTGTtttatataacttctagttatataatataattaaaaagtaattagagATCATATACATAGCTTCCGactatatatttgtaattttataatttacccTATAACTTCTTGTTACGAggattgtatatatttttcataacttctggttatgaaaatttttctatataacttctagttattaaataattaacatATCTACAATTACAAGTTTTTGACTTgattatatg from Vitis riparia cultivar Riparia Gloire de Montpellier isolate 1030 unplaced genomic scaffold, EGFV_Vit.rip_1.0 scaffold566_pilon_pilon, whole genome shotgun sequence includes:
- the LOC117910046 gene encoding probable polygalacturonase At3g15720: MVTLSSFSSTTNASSPLYDVMNYGAVGDGKTDDSQAFLKAWNEACNVQQQRATLNVPARTFLLNPIEFSGPCVPTSIEFQVAGKIIASTNKSLFDNNHWILFSYVKGLTLTGSGTIDGQGAGSWQDRMGVAALKFYTCPDLVLQGLTHINPQKAHIILTKCDGANINSITITAPEDAPNTDGIDIASSNHVQVQNSKIGTGDDCIAISARCSFINITGVTCGPGHGISIGSLGDPGSGDFDTVSEVHVRSCNFTGTNTTGIRIKTWQGGQGEVKKITYEDIMFDNVRNPIVIDQFYCPHNVCKNNTGTPE